A segment of the Centropristis striata isolate RG_2023a ecotype Rhode Island chromosome 15, C.striata_1.0, whole genome shotgun sequence genome:
CATGATTGGTTGGGCGGGTGTTTGGGCGGGACCTCCATATCACAGGCTCCACTCATAGGCCTTAATgttgtacagtgggaggaagtggagatgtTCATTCCTTATATAGTGTATGAATTTGATGCTTTGTTGAAAACTGTTATAGTGTTGTGCTACATTGGTGGAGTATTCTACACATAAGCTCCCTCTACATGATCCTTTCAGTTGATGTTGtgcataaaatgtacatatctCAAACATACTTTCTCTTCAGTTAGTTACcacaaacaaatgcacacactgGAAACCTGGGGCCTGAAAGTCCAGATTTGAGGAGAAGAGGCCTAGTAAAGAAGCAAAGTTAAACCTCAAGTAACAGCATGGAGTGTCCCAGATCTGACAGAATGAATTTGAGTGACTTTGTGTAAAAGCCTGTTTGCATGGCCTTGTCATGTTGCCCTTGCTTGATAACTAGTGAGGTCTTGGACCCTTGTTTGCTGTGCCTGAATACACACAAGTTTACCTGATATGATATAAACAGGCTACCTCAGATAGATTAAGACACAATGTACTAATACTGCTTGAGGGAGCGAAGGCtggatattttttatgtatgtgttttgtgacaTGGCCTTAAATTGTGAAATGTCCAGAATTTCATTTCACTTATTTATCAATGGAGTTCAATGTGGTGGCTCATACAGTGAATCTGAGTGCCTGCAGCCTGACCACAGAAATGGCATGCTATCGAAGAGAATGATAAAATAtagcatcattattattatttactcaGAATGTATAATGCCTTGATGTCTCTCCTGTAAGTGACAGTGGTTTGTATGTTTGTTACATAATGAAATCTTCAAATAAAATGAGACTATAATTGACTATTGGCTCGTGGTGAATGGACTTTACTGtcccaatgaaaaaaaaaaaacaggagggCTGAATTCACAgtcaatcatgtttttattaacattccAAGTTAAATTAATAACGCACTCTCATTCATTGCCACCACTCACATAATAAGATACTGTTCAAGTGCAGATGAGCAAACACTACAAGATTCCTTCGATACgttattcagaaaaaaatctttcatTCAGGCCACATTTTCACATGAAGTATGTCAAGAAAACACTCATATTTGTATGTAATGGCCTTTCCTGGGCTAAATACATGTACAATCTTGGTAGTGTGCATCCACTGTAAGACATTCAttgacacagacaaacacacacacggagacacaagctgaaataaaatgtttgtcatACAGGTCCAGCTGATACCTGccatgcacacatacatacacaatgTTGTCTcttcagttacacacacacacaagcccaaAAGTAAACATAATGTCATTAAAGGGTCTGATATTTTCAAATGACTCATGACACAAATACTTCAAAagacgcgcacacacacacacacacacacacacacacacacgcacgcacgcacgcacacacgcacacacgcacacacgaaTACCAGCTGCTTTGAGGGGAAGTGATTGATTTCTGTTGTTCAAATTTTTGTACTTGAGGCCCTGTTTAGGTTAAAAACTCAGCCATGGGTCCGCTTACGAGGCTGCTTTTGCCGCCGTGGTTTCAAGATGACGTATCGCCTGTAGGTGGTGTGTTGGTCTGATATAAACGGGACGTAGAGCGCTCTCAAGAGAGGAGATGAcctgagagagaaaataatcattaaaaaagattGCATCAGCTTCTTTAAAGTCTCTGTTTTaccaaatgtttcaaatgtcaCGAGGATACTCAGGTCTTAATTCTGGGACTTATTTTGATTCTGTCAAAGAGGGTTATTTGTCTTCCCCATATTACCAAGCCCTAGTTTCTGCAATTATCcactaatgaaaacataattataaAAATTATATGCCATTTCTCAAATGCTCCTTTAAGCTTTTTTGAATTTAAAGATCTACATTTTAATCATCTTCTGAAGATTCGGGAGACCTATTTGGTTTAACATTTTTGTATAAATACGGCATTTTGGAACATACTTTGAGGCTTGAAGGAAAGGCTTATAGGCGATGATGTTCCACTCCTCTTTGTTGGCTGCATAACGCGGCTCCAGTGGCGTCTCTACATCTGTGTCCAGATCTACCAAGTAGTGGCAATGCCGTAAATCCATCTGTCCAGAGTAGAAATTTCACAGTTAAAATGCAACTACTGTTAAGCATAACGTCCATGCGTCAACACACGTCTGATTGACTCACATATCTGGATGGCTCCTCCAGGTTTTGGTCGTTCATATTAGCTGGGATGGTTTGTGTGGCCAGAGGACCGAAGGCGAATGGCTGAGGCAGCTGCCCTTTAAACTCAGACTGAATGAAGTGCAGCTGCCAACTGGAGATAAGGAAGAgaaaccatcatcatcatcatcatgtcaaAATACACTTTTCTTTCAGAAACTGAAGACCTGGATACTGACTTGTGTGGCAGCAGGAAGCTGCTTGGGAAGCGGTACCACTCTttgcctacacacacactaacaggtCTGCCTTCAGGGACTGAGTGAAGAGTCGGATCCTTGGCGATGCGATGGAACTCTGGGTACAGGTCCAGAGGTGCATGGTAGCCTGTagacaggagaaaaaaattctGCTCCTTGATCTTGAACACTGGTACTTAGGAGAATAGTGTCTGTGTATATACATACCTCTGAAGAGAGCGACAGAGCGGGACAGTGACAGCACTGTGAAGACCACGACTGAGCTTAGAGCCAACCAGTTGGAGGAAACCGTGTAGTGTTCCAGTCGGTATCGCTGGAACAGGAAATGGTAGCATTTCTGCaagaaataaaattaatctGCAATTGTTTACAGATACTCAAAGGGgccacatacaaaaaaaaacagactgctGTTTTGCAACAAAAGCCAAGATTAGAAAGTGGTAAAACACACCTGCAGAGATGAGAGGGCTACCGCCCCGCTTAGGCAGATGAGAGGGTAGATGGGAAAGAGAAAACGTTCTTCTTTATGAGGTCTGGTGAAGAAAACCAACATCCACAGATACATGGGAGACAGAGTCAGCCAGTATGGACGACCCAGGTTCTGCACTGCAGAAAACATGTGTGCACAAGCATGTGAAATCACAAGAGCAGCTGCTTTGTAAAATTCACATCACAGCAAAAATCAATGCTTTAAACATCAGatcaatttcttgtttttgcTGCAGCGTGATGACATGATGCTCCATATTAGGGTGATGTCACGTCTACCAAATTGACTTGTGATGATAGCCACAGCAAACATCAAAATGGGAGATAATATTGTCAGCATCCAAACTTATCAAATCATATGGGAGCAGCAAAACCCATCACAGGGTCTAGATCCACCATTATGCATGATAGATGTCTGCAATCTTATTAAGTCTTTCAACAGAAATTAGTGTTCTGAAATGTTTAAGTAAGTataaaaaaacttcagattCGTGGACCTTAAGTTGTACTTGCAAAATCAAGTCTGTTCAccattaaataaatcagaaatattACTTTTAAGCACTTAATAAACACCACTATGCCCAGATATAGgtgtggagatgcaaacaaaagacTATGATGTCAAAAGGACCCACATATTACTACCCATATTGTTCTGCTGAGGCAGATGACCAATACCTTTTCTATCCCTCAAAAAGGGCAAGCAATGACTGacaacattttgtcttttttgtgtatgaaaCAAACAGTCCTCACCATTGAACCTGTGTAAAAGTGTCTCCATGAGAGCAGTGAGTGGGAGGGAAAACAGTGCCAACGCAAACACCAGGTTGAAGTTCAGGATCCCATTTACAAAGTAGAAATGCCAAGGCTCCGTTCCTGAAGATTAAACAAcaccaaacaaacaatatattacAGCTCATGTACAGACAATCACAGCAAAGACATCATATAATTACTGCAAATTACTAAAAGGGAAAATCCAGAGAGGGGAGACAAGCCAGTTGATCAGATAAATATTTTGTTAATGTTTGTGGATTAAGCCTACGTCTATGTAAAACTAGTTGGAACACTTTTTAAAAGGTTTGATATGATGCTGGTGATgatgatatgatatatgatgATGGTATGCCCTCTGGGGGCCCACTAAACACATTGCAGCTTTTAactgttcatgtttttattaaagattTATTCGCTTCATTCTGTTACTTAAATAATATACCCTTAGCCTAACAATCACTATAATAAGTAAATACATTACATACGGGTATATAATGACTTCCAGTGTTATTTGTGCCTAAAGACTTTACTCAGtatcatgatgaaaaaatgcCACAAATGTGTTATAATAAGTTTAATAAGAGTGTTACTATTTTGGGCTATCTAACAGTACAACTTAGAAATCTTTAGATTGCATGAAACCTTTCATCTATAGTCAAAGTCagtgtttttcaaaatgttttttaaatgttttccttttgCCCTTCACATGTGTGTATCTTTGATATTCACCTTGTTATGTGATTGATACTAAATACTTGATTGTACCATTTGTATTTTATGACATAAAGccattttcttattattatatatttagccTTTTGTTGATAAGACTATTGTTTTAATGGAGTCTATTGGAAAAAAACGTAGTCCCATATGCCCAATGACCAGATGTGGTATGGTAggaaaattatcttttttccGTCAAACTATTTGACagattttggatattttttcaGATTCGTACTAAGGCAAATCCagagaaattaaaaattgtaattattttgcTTTTATCTGTAGCATACCAAAAGTACAAATGGAAATGTCATTGAATagcatcagtttttttttattatttggctCTAACTAATAGCTCAGCCCTAATAAGGTCCTACTGTTTCCTTGGTGTGATTTGAGTGTTTGCTTATAAAAACTGTTGGCTAGTGGCTGTGATAAAACGAGGTACACCACAAACACTAGAGATGTAATAATGCAGCCTCTTTCTTCTGCAGTTGCTGTAATGAACCAGTTAGCCTCCCGGAGAGAGGCCTCTGTGCAACATGCTGAATCATAGAGTGGATATAAAGATGGACGGCCTCAAAGCTCcaaaaaagtgaagccaaaacatctcatTCGCCTGCTGATAGCAGGGTATGGTATATGATGTAtgctcaaaatgtattttttttttaaccaagatGGCTTTACTATTGTGAAGTTTCTGAATTACATACtgtgaaaatatcaaataaatataaaggtaTTTTATGACAAAACCAGAATAACAACAGGTCAGAATTCTGTTTTTTGGCCAATCTAATATAAAATGATACATTAAtgatgtgtgttcttgtacattACCATAGAGATCGGGTCCATGAGGTGTGAAGACGTTATATAGGAGAATATTGAGTGGAGCAACAACCAGTTTGCCATAAAAGAAAGAGTCTACTGCCACAAGGGGTACCTGAGAAACATAACACACAGAGGGGAAATTGATTAAATTTGAGTGTGCACATTTACCATGACAGATTATATAATTTTCTGAATGACACATATGAAAAACAGaggagaaaatgtaatattccgTAATATTCCTGCATTAATGATTAACTCTCCCACAGAAGTTCTGTGCACACACTGCAGCTGTGACACTGCAACAAAGCTCATACACGCACCTTTGTCCTGTAATATGCAAATTTAAAGCTGAATttgttttacatgcattttttaaaatattctcaccagcagcagaagcagagcAACAACCGACCAGGTGATAAAACTTTTCCACTGCCTCTTTAACACTAGCAGGTCAAAGGCGATCGGAATcctgaaaagaaaatgaaacaaaagagTTTTACATTTGACAAGCCTGGCTGGGGGGAAAGGATTGACGACCtatatttgttttagtttacgATCTTACCCAACCAGAGCAGAGAACGGCCATCCAACAATGGCACCGGCAGCCACACCCATGACGGCCAGTGGTGTTGAGTCCTGAAACCACCCCGTCATTGCAACCAACGTTGTGTACATACAGAAAGAGGAAGGCAGGAATGCTGAGGAGCAAGAACAGAAGAGGAGGATCACAACGTATGTCAATGTCTCAATATGTTACATCCACAAAGCCTTTTTCATCCGACCTGCAGGGGAACAGGGGAATAAAATGAACATGCAGATATTGCaaatattgtaaattgtaaatggactgcatttgTATAACCCTTTTCTAGTCATAgggaccactcaaagcacttttacAGTACAAGATGATGGTGGTTAACACCAAAGAGGGCCAGGGTGGAGGCAGTTAGAAAATGATGACAGAGatggaaattaatttaattaaaacattacaaATGAAAACAGAGAGGGGAATGGTTGATCAGAGGTCAATAAATTCGACCAACCTGCAGACGAGCAGAACATTCCCGTGCTCAGGACAAGGAATGCCAACATTAGACGGCCCACATGCAAACCAAACTTCTTACAAACTGccctgtgtcacacacacaaataaagcaCATTGTTAACTTCCATTTCATGCACAGATAAGGATATTTAAATAATCATCATATATGTATTAGGATTCCCACATGCATTTAAGAGGAGTTTTAACTCACTTGTAGAAATAGAGTTCACAGACACAGCAGGAGAATGCTAAGACACATCGTACAAAGTAGAAAACCAAcacctgcaacacaaacacaacacaagcctgAAACTTCTGCAGAGTTTATACAGAACACTGTGGataaggtaaaaagaaaaagaagaaaaaaaagtctctcttaactaggcctgtcacaataattacaatatggACTTATCTAGCACAGACAAAGTCAATTCTAGGTcattgaaattattttatttaacctttatttgtACAAGTAATTATATTTAGGTCTCGGTCCACATACAAGAGATTACCTGCATGAATAAAGCTTTGATGTCCATATATTGCACGATAAGGCAACATTGTGGAACAATAACCAGCAAGGTCTTTCCTATCATTATAAGATTTGGATGCAGTGCTTCAGTGTCCTAACCATCAAGAAAGTGGATTGGCCTGTTATAGAacattgtcatttttgtttcgcttgtgtggttttatttatttatttattgttattttttttaaatatttaaaatatgttttttccaaATTACAATTCCAAAGTCTAAATATACCCAAAAGCTCATTGCTCTTTAAAAGGGTATACTACATCATTATGATTTGGTattattcaattataattatcatATCAGAGGCATAAAGCGTTCTTTACATTACAATGAAATAGTTTATTGCATATATCTTTGGGACAatattttgaccaaaaaaagagcagTTATTAAGACAGGCCTACTGAAAACCAGAGAATCAGAGATTTGGGCCAAAAAACCGCTGCTGAATATGCTAAAGGTCATctgaagtttttaaaaatatcggaaataacaacaaattataAAATCAAAAGCAAGTTTAGGAATAGCTACCTTGTTTGTCTGTAGAACGTGGGCATGCAAACAAGCAGGAAGAGCATGTAACCATAAGTAGGCGTACGACCTGATGGCGTACAATGGAGAATATTCCCATGTTTGCATCCCTGTGCCGTACAGCAGGTAGTGCATCTGTCAAAACAATCATCACAGCAATTACAGAATGACAGTTAAAGAAAGATAAGTAGTATCTGTCTGGAGCAATAACAAGATTCTGACATGGTTGTAAGAAAATCCCTGGAAGGGTCACAAATGACAGCATATTGCACTCACAGGCTCCCAGTAGTTGAAGGTCTCATCGCAGTCTGAGATGTTGCTGAGCAAAGCTGCACAGAAACGTGCAGAGAGCAGGCATTTAAATGCAGTTGAACCTTCTGGAGCCCATACCTGCCCACCGCGACTTATTGAcctattaaaacacacacacacacacacacacacacacacacacacacacacacacacaaagatgaaCAGTTAGATATTATGAACAGAAATAATATATGCACAATCATTATAATCTATGTCAGCATCAACATGTTTTAAACAACATCAAAATTCACTACAATCTACTTAAACAGTGTCTGCTTTATACATACTTATGTATTCAAcctatgatgatgatgatgattatgatgataaATGATGATAGATGATTATGTGTTTTAACATTCACAGGGTTAACTGAATGATGTTTCCAGGACACCTGcttttaataaaataacaattatggTAATAATTTCAGAGCTGTCTAATTAATATGccttaaataacaaaaaaaactaagggtTGAGTGGAACACAAAGTAAAAGTCAGCTCACAACAGGGGAGAGACAAGCATGTATTACTTGGAGGACCGaggacaaagaaaacacagttcATTAGGGGTTAGAACTGACTACCAGATGTGGACAGCAGCGTGTGTTTAAGGGAATTACAATAACTGTGGACACTATTTTAGACTGATTTCATTAGTGTTTACAGTAATTGCTCCGTGTGTCTGGCAGTGTTTCCTCTTGTTCACACCCACCAACAGATTAGTCGGCTCAGTTGCAGCTTAGCATTGATCCTCACGTTACGTTTTATTATGACACGTCACCTTACAAACATTATTTCAAACTTCAGCAACGAATGATcgacaacaataacaacaaacactGGTTTTAAATAAACCTTTGTGTCCATGCTGGGCCCGGGTTGAGCCCAGTCTTGAcggtgtgtctgttgtgtggcATCATAATAAATCTGTCAGATTGACAGACAGCTCTGCGGGAATGAATGAAGCTGTCCAGGTAACACAACGCTGCTCTATTAAAACACACAACTAACTACTTACTGGAGCGGAAACACGACTTAGCAGCCATTACATTTAATACTAAAGCAAAGACATAGTCATGGGGGTTGTTAGGTGGGCGTTATTAGTCGTTGTTACCGTGTTGTTGAAGTCCAAACTCTCCTAATGTATCAtagtagctagctagctagctagctagcttccCCGAGCTCAGGCTGTCGGTGAGACCGGGGGATGGAGCTCACAGCGCCGACAAGCCTACCGTCTCTGCCCCGGCTCATACTCACTCTTGTCGGGTCTCTGTGGTTTTACTGTCATCGACGCCTTTCTCCTCTTTCGGTGGCCGAGCTTCTGCGGAGACGTTGACGTTGTTTGCATCTTGTCTGCTTCCTCGCCTGGTTCGCTGCCGAAGCGCCTTGGCCGCCATGTTTTCCCGATGATGCGCCCGAGTCGCGCTTCGTTCATTTTCGGCGCCGTCCGGTTATTGACAGCTTTCATCACTACAGTCCACACactgttatttatttcatgtattcatttatttatttgtctatttattAGAATGACATTCAAAAGAAACCTCTAAGTCAACTGCACTCAGTAGCTGtctttttaacttttctttatatgtgtatatttatttttgattttggccGTATTTTGAAGGAAAAGAggtaaaaacacatacaaaaaccacgtcaaataataatttaatgtacagtatatttaagTTTAAGTGGAGCAGTTATTTAAAGAAACtagaacaagaaaaagaaaactcaaATAAACCCCAACAGTCTGAATACTCTTTTcagatttatataaatattattgttgttatataactgaatatagtaaattaacatagggagaaggggtgggatttaataagctttggcttcttcccactccttttgaacacaaataagtgttgagtcttgttgttgtttcattttgtgtggtcttgtatttattgttttttgttgtttttaattgttcatcttttattttgtgttcaaataaattctcaatcaatcaatatctatatttgggtaaaacaaaaatgtcaagcATAAgatcaccagtggtggaaagtaagcggaagaataaagaatatatttaagtaatgtacttaagtagttttgaggtacttgtactttacttaaatatattcaattgaacACACTTTAAACAGTTCTTGTAATCCATTTAAAAAGGggacttttgtactttttccttCATGTGTTTAACTGCTATAGTTGCTAGTTAATGATTTTACATATGAATCATAAGACCAACTTAAGTTTTGAGTTACATGAGGTCATCATGTACTTATAAGAATGATAaagttataaaatgtatttatacaaaTAATCATATGTAAGAACAACGAAAATCACCATCTTTTGGTACCAATAAGATTTCTGAATGTAGCACTCTGAAAGGGGTCATTTTGCAGAGAGTAGGTTTACTTTTGAAACTTTCAGTATATTTTGCTGGTATGGattttatacttgggtataatttaGAATATTTGaaacaaagtatttttacatcgtggtattgttactttttctcaagtaaaggatctgagtacaccttccaccactgcagaggAATAAATTGGTTTAGCTTGTTTCAATAGGTTGTTTTTTGCTAAATACTTGCTTTTATGTTCATCACATGTTCAActacatttcgttgtcctagtacttgtactctgttcaatgacaacaaagttgaatctaatctaatctaatcacatgctatttatttttaataataatgctCAACAGACCATACATTTATGTTaaataacatgtttatttaatgaTAACTTAAACACAGATTCACAGAATTCCCATTTATACAATAGCACACAATGCCACCTACTGTAAACACTGTTCAACTACAGTTTTGCAGAGTATACACTTATACTTAGCAGATATAGACAGACTTGTAATTACGATGTCTGTGAAATAAATTAGACGTTAAAGCCCTGATCCTCCAAGAGATTCAAACGTTGCTACCTGATGGTGACTTGCAACCGAGAGGTAAGAACGGATTGCAGGTCTTTGTGAAATGTGAgggcttgtgtgtgtgacagagcgtgtgtgtgagagtggtAGATGAGTCTGTAGCAGTAGCTGGTCTGGCTCAGGTCAGGATGTGAGAATGTGTC
Coding sequences within it:
- the alg9 gene encoding alpha-1,2-mannosyltransferase ALG9, translating into MAAKALRQRTRRGSRQDANNVNVSAEARPPKEEKGVDDSKTTETRQESISRGGQVWAPEGSTAFKCLLSARFCAALLSNISDCDETFNYWEPMHYLLYGTGMQTWEYSPLYAIRSYAYLWLHALPACLHAHVLQTNKVLVFYFVRCVLAFSCCVCELYFYKAVCKKFGLHVGRLMLAFLVLSTGMFCSSAAFLPSSFCMYTTLVAMTGWFQDSTPLAVMGVAAGAIVGWPFSALVGIPIAFDLLVLKRQWKSFITWSVVALLLLLVPLVAVDSFFYGKLVVAPLNILLYNVFTPHGPDLYGTEPWHFYFVNGILNFNLVFALALFSLPLTALMETLLHRFNVQNLGRPYWLTLSPMYLWMLVFFTRPHKEERFLFPIYPLICLSGAVALSSLQKCYHFLFQRYRLEHYTVSSNWLALSSVVVFTVLSLSRSVALFRGYHAPLDLYPEFHRIAKDPTLHSVPEGRPVSVCVGKEWYRFPSSFLLPHNWQLHFIQSEFKGQLPQPFAFGPLATQTIPANMNDQNLEEPSRYMDLRHCHYLVDLDTDVETPLEPRYAANKEEWNIIAYKPFLQASKSSPLLRALYVPFISDQHTTYRRYVILKPRRQKQPRKRTHG